TGTTCGGTTTCGGCATGGGGTCCTACCTCTATCTGGTCGCCGCGAGCCGCACGGCCAACCCGCAGGTGATCGCCCATGTCGCGCGTATGGTCGTGCGTTTCGATGCGTGGATCACCACACCGGCAGGCTTTGTACAGATCATCACGGGCTATCTGTTGATGAAGCTCTCGGGTCTGCCCATGACCACTGAGTGGGTGCTGACCTCGCTGGTCATTTTCCTTTGTGTCGGGTCGCTGTGGCTGCCGGTGTTGCTCTTGCAGAAACGCTTGTGGGTGATGGCAACGAGTGCGGGGGAGGCCGGGACGGGGCTCAATGAAGATTATCGAGCCGTGTACAGAAAGTGGTTCTGGATGGGTGTCGCCGGCTTTGCCGGGATGTTTGTGATTGTGTTGATGATGGTGACGAAGATGACGCCGGTTCAACTGGTCAGTTTTCTGCTTTAGCAGCAGTCGGCACAGTCATTTTCAAGAAGCGCTGGTGATGATCGGGATTCGGCAGCAGGCACGTATCGTACTTGCCGAACAGCCGATAACGGTTCAGCGCGATGCGGTCATAAGCCCAATCGCGCAACCTGCGCGGGACGACACGCAGCAATCGCAAGGGCTGCCAACGGGCGGATAACTGGCCGATGACTTTGAAAAAGGCATCGGAACGTTCCCAATAATGCCGGTCGCGAATCACCGCCATGGTGTCGAACTGATCCACCGGCAACCCCGCCCAGGCCAGCAGCGCCTGGCCTTCGGGTGACTGAACTGCCGCCAAGCGCACACGCCGCTGATGATCATGCCGAATCAGAAACCGCGCCCAGCCATTGCACAGCTTGCAAAAGCCGTCGAACAGCACCACGGTCTCGCCTGGCTTGAGCAGTGGCGCGGGGGTAGGGCGGGTTTTTGAACTGGGCATCAGCGTGAGTCCATGGAGGCCGGATGTTGGAGATCATAACCGCGTGGCAGGTTTGGCGTCCGCTTTTGGCCGATTGTTGATCGATGGAAGAAGCGACATCGTTAAGCCTGGCATTGCGCTTGGCCGTTATGGTCAGTCCACGGAAATTGCCAGTGTGGTGGCGTTCCTTGCCAACCCAGAAGTGTCTTTTGTCACGGGCGCCGACATCGTTGCCGACGTGGTTTCACTGCCTCATCCGGTTTGCGCCCCCGCAAAAAAACTGATGAAGAGTGAGTGCTTTTTTAAAGAGGCGCTAGAACTTTGAGCGCAAGCGCTTGAACGACCGCCGTCCCCGCAGAGCACCCCACGAGAAGGCCAGTCCAGCGCCGCCGGATGCAATGAATAACGCGATGTCGCGCAGCAGATACAAGCTGAAGCGCCATGGCTGCTCGTCGAAAACAAGGTGTTCTTTGATTTTGTGCGGCCTACGCCCCGTCATTGAATCGAACTGTCCAATATTCAGTGCGTCGTTCAACTGCTCGGCTACCGCCCATGCGCAAAGCAGGCACAACAGGGCGCAGATGACACAGTAGATGCGGAGTCGATATTCCGGGATCACACAAGCTCCTTCTTCTTGATCTGATGATGACGGTATCAGCTGCTCGGCCTGGCATTTCTGAAGTGAAGGATAGCTGAGCCACATTCGCGCCTTGGCATCGCTCTAGGCAGCGAGGGGCAACAGCAACCATTGGTTTGAACTAGGCTTGAATGAAATAACGCGGGAGAAAAACCCATGCCCCTCGCTTCCGGAAATCTATTGGCCTTGGCATTGAGCGCCTTCTTTTGCACCGCTGTATGCGCAGAAGGGATAGCAGATGCCGTTTCCCCACCGGCAATACTGCCATTGGACTCTGAGACTGCGCCCAAACTCATTGCCTACCCGCCGCTTGTCGAGCCACTCGCCCGTGGTGTTGTCATTATTCAATATCAAGCGGATCACGCCAGGATCATGCCGGTATTTGGCAAAGCGGCTGCCGATGTTTCACCGCGTCTCGGGCACCTCCATGTGACCGTCGACGACTGGAAGGGCACATGGGCACATACCAGCGACGGCCCGATTATTCTGGTGGGACTGACGCCCGGCGCTCACAGGGTTCTTCTTGAAGTAGCTGATCCGACTCACAAAATACTCACCAGCACGACAGTGAGTTTTGTGGTCCCGGAGAAGAAATCAATGGACGTCTCCCACACTGCAGACGCTCACGCCTTAACACCATAACGGGTGAGAATGTTTTTCGTATTGACATATCGAAAAATATCGATATCCTCGCGCCATGGACTTACTCGACATATTTAAAGCACTCTCAAACCGTACCCGTCTTGAAATCTTGACCGGTTTGAAGGACCCCGAGAAGAACTTCCCTCCACAGGATGAAGGGGACGTTCACACGGTGGGCGTTTGCGTCAGCAGTATTCAAGAAGGCGTCGGACTTTCGCAGTCGACGGTGTCGTCTTATCTTGCAACGCTGCAACGAGTAGGACTGGTTGAAGTCACGCGCATCGGACAGTGGACTTACTACAAACGCAATGAAGCCACCCTCCGTGTGCTTGCCGAGATCATAGGGAAGGACCTGTAGTTTTTTTGCCCAATGATATCGATAAATCTCGATATCCCTTTTTGTCGAAATGAGGATTTACAGTGAAAGCGCTGATACTGAAATCATTTGGCGGTCCGGAATCGTTCGAACTTTGCGATGTGCCCAAACCAGTGCCGCAGGCAGGACAGGTCTTGGTTCGGGTACATGCAACCTCCATCAATCCGTTGGATTTCCAGGTTAGACGTGGTGATTATCCCGATCTGGTGCCACTGCCGGCCATCACCGGGCACGACGTGTCCGGGGTTGTTGAAGCTGTCGGTCCGGGGGTGACGGCTTTCGTTCCGGGAGACGAAGTCTGGTACACCCCGCAAATATTTGAAGGCTCAGGCAGTTATGCCGAATACCACGTTGCGGCCGAAAGCATCATCGGCAAAAAGCCGCCTTCGCTGAGCCATCTTGAGGCTGCGAGCCTGACGCTGGTTGGCGGGACGGCGTGGGAAGCACTGATTGTGCGAGCGGCGCTCAGAGTGGGGGAAAGCATTCTGGTGCACGGCGGTGCGGGCGGCGTCGGTCATGTCGCGATACAGCTGGCAAAAGCCATGGGCGCCAAGGTGTTCACTACCGTACGCGAGGCAAACTTCGAGTTTGCACGGGGTTTGGGTGCCGACGTGATTATCGACTACGAAAAGGAAGATTACGTCGAGGTCATCCTGCGGGAAACGGCTGGCTACGGCGTCGATGTGGTGTTCGACACCATTGGTGGCAACACATTGTCGCGCAGCCCCGATGTTCTCGCGCAACTTGGCCGGGTGGTCTCGATTGTGGACATTGCCCAGCCACAAAACCTCGTTCAGGCCTGGGGCAAGAACGCCAGTTATCACTTCGTGTTTACCCGGCAAAATCGCGGCAAGCTGGATGAGTTGAGCGCATTGGTGGAGCGCGGTCAGCTACGGCCGCATGTTGGTGCTGTGTATTCGCTTGCCGACATTCCGCTTGCTCATGCGCGGCTGGAGAGTCGCAACAACGGTCTCCAGGGAAAAATCGCAATTGCCGTCGCGCCATAGGCTCATCTGCTCAATGCGCATTCTTGACTGTTGAAGCTCAATGTGGAGAAAAACCATGATTTATGAAATCGCTGTGCTCCCGGTTCACCAGGAGCACATTGAAACCTTCAAGCGTGCATTTGCCGCAGTCGCTCCTTTGCTCTGCCGCGCAAAGGGGTATATCGGTCACACGCTCGCTCAGGGGATCGAAACCCCCCATCAATTCAACCTGATCGTGCAATGGCAAACACTGGAAGATCACACCCCAGGGTTTGAAGCGAGCGAAGACCATCGGATATTCATGTTGGGCCTGGAGGAATACTTTTCGCAGGAGCCCACGGTCTATCACATTGAGGGGCCGGCTTTTTCTACCGGCGAACAAGGATGAGTCGAACAGCGTCCTGACCTGATTTTTTTTGATTGGCGGTATCATTGACTGTGTCAATAACAGCCATTAACTCAATCAGGTTTTCATATCAGATTTGCGGCGTAAGATCGGCTCCATACCCACTCACTGCACTTCTGGAGCACACCGCCATGAAACGTCAAACCATCCTCGGCATCGCTTTCTCGATCTTTGCACTGAACGCTTTTGCCGCAACTGAAACCGACCCATTGTTCAGCGATGCCGTTGCGGCAACTGAAACCGATCCGCTGTTCAGTGACGCCATTGCCGCTGATGGTTCGGATCACCTGAAAGACAATCGGGTAGCCGAAGGTGGTGCTGATCGTTTGCTCGAACGCCGTGCAGTCTGAATGCAATGTTTGACCGCAATACAAGGCGAAAGCCCGGCCTCAACCGCCGGGCTTTTTTGCCACCTGGTTTCGGCGCTGCTGACTGCCACTGCGCATTTTCAGGGTATCGTCTCGTAGCGGATCAAGTTCATCGGCCAACATCAGCGCCGGCGGGAAATCGCTGAAGTCGCCGTTAATGGACAGATTGCGCACCCCATGGCCCAATCGCGCAGCCATTTTCACTCAAACTTAATCTGTCATATTCCTTATCACTTCATTGCACATAGTCACCAGCCCAACGCTTATTCCATGAGGCTGCACTGTGTTTCAACGTCTTCTGTGTTCGCTGTCCGTTCTGAGCCTGTCCATCGCCGCTGTCCACGCTGCCGAGTCTGTCCCGCTCGACACGCCGCGCCTGAGCAGCATCGACAATTTTCGTGACATCGCCGGCCTCACCACCGCGTATTCCACCGCCCACGACGGGACGATGCGTAGTGGCGTGTTCTACCGCTCCAACGCGCTGACCCCGTCGGCAGCGGATCTGGCGACCCTCAACAGCCTCGGCATCAAAGTCGTCTACGACCTGCGCACGCCTAGCGAAATCGCCGCCACGCCGGACACCATGCTCACCGGCGCGACCTACGAAAACATCGACATCATCGGCAGCACCACTTCCGGCGCAAACATCACTACGGTCTCGTTCAAAAGCGCCGCCGACGCCATCGCCATGATGGAGCAGACCAACCGCGCGTTCGTCAGCGATGCGGGCATGCGCGGCCAGTTCGGCAAGCTGTTCAACGAACTTGCCAGTGTCGACGCCGCGCAGTTGTTCCACTGCACTGCCGGCAAGGATCGCACCGGCTGGACCGCCGCCGTGTTGCAGAGCATCGCCGGCGTCGACGATGCAACCATCATGGCCAACTACCTGGCGACCAACGACTACACCGCCGCCCGCGTCGCCGCCACGTTGAAAGCAATGCCGGCAAGTATGGCAAGCATCTATGCGCCGCTGCTCGGCGTGCAGGCCAGCTACTTGCAGGCCGGCCTCGATGAAGTCACCGCCGAATACGGCAGCATGGACAACTACCTCAAACAAGGCCTGGGCCTGTCGCAGGAAACCATCTACGTCCTGCGCGGAAAACTGGTGGAATACAACAGCCTGCCGGGTCAGGCCGGCCTGATCGGCAACGCCGCTGCCGGCGCCGAGTTGTTGCGACAGTTGCAGAACACCAGCCTGTCCGGCACCTACAGCGCTTACAATTATTACCTGCAATCGGCCATCGACGCCGGCACCCTCAGCGGAGTCCAATCCACGGTCGGCGGCCAGGTCCACGCCGATGCCGCCAGCTACCTGCTGCGCCAGAACGCAATGATCGAACAAGCCACCGCACCTTTCGCCAGCGGCACCGACCTCAAAGTCGGCCAATACCGCCTCTGGACCACCGCGCTCGCCGGCTACCTCGGTACCGACGGCTCAGCCCACGCCGACAGCAGCAACGAACACAGCCAAGGCCTGATGGTTGGCATTACCCAGCGCTTCACCGAGCAACTCAGCGCACGCGGTGGTATCGGTTACAGCAAAGGCACTGTCGGTGGGGCCGGTGGCGAAACGGATACCGACTTCACCTTCTTCAACATCGGCGCTCGCTACGGCTTCACCAGCCTGGAACGCGGCCTGTTCGTCGATACCAGCGCCAGCGCCGGTTATGTCGATTACGACAGCAAACGCGACCTCGGTGGCGGCCTCGGCACAGCGAAGGGCGACACCCACGGCAACCTCACTGGCGCGACATTGGCGCTGGGTTACCGAGTGCCAGTCAGCGGCATGATTCTGGAACCGAGCCTCGGCCTGCGCGTCAGCCACCTCGATCTGAAAGGCTTCCAAGAGAAGGGCAGCGAACTGTCGTTGGATGTTGATGACAGCAAACAAACCCGCCGCAGCGCCGTGGCCAATCTCGACGTGTCCTTCGCCCCGATCGTCATGGGTCACTGGCAACTCGTGCCGGGTGCGCGCGTCGGTTATGAGCATGTGCTTGGCGATCATCAGGTCGACAGCGAAGGTCACTTACTGGGCCTGGATATCGAACAACGCGCCGCTTTCGACAACCGCGATCAGTTCAGCGGCGGCGTCAACCTTATGGCCAGCCTTGGTCCAGTGAGTGTGGGTGCTGAGGTGGGTGCCAGCGGAGGAGGCGACAGCCACGGCTTTGCCGGTAGCCTGAAGGCCAGTTACCAGTTCTAAAAAACGCCGCATTCACAGGCATTCAAGTGCTTGCCCGACTGGCGCTTGGGCATTCGAATGCTTGTGCAGGAACCCATAAAATTGCGCGACGGGCATCGGTCTGGCAAACAGCCAACCCTGCCCGAAGTGAACGCCATGACCACGCAAATACTCCCGTTGCGCCTCGGTCTCTATGCCCTCGGCCACCAGTTTCAAGCGCAGACTCTTGGCCATTTCGATGATATGCGCCGTCACCGAAGACGCCGTCGGATCGACGTCGATGCTGTCTACAAACGACTTGTCGATCTTCAACACATCCAATGGCAACTGTTGCAGATGTTGCAGGCTGGAAAAACCGGTGCCGAAATCGTCGATGGCCGCCATAAAGCCCAACTCGCGAGCCCGATTAACGGTCTGCCGCGCCGCATCAATCTGCAGA
The sequence above is drawn from the Pseudomonas sp. FP2196 genome and encodes:
- a CDS encoding DUF2269 domain-containing protein yields the protein MLYLGLKYLHIIAAIFLFGFGMGSYLYLVAASRTANPQVIAHVARMVVRFDAWITTPAGFVQIITGYLLMKLSGLPMTTEWVLTSLVIFLCVGSLWLPVLLLQKRLWVMATSAGEAGTGLNEDYRAVYRKWFWMGVAGFAGMFVIVLMMVTKMTPVQLVSFLL
- a CDS encoding helix-turn-helix transcriptional regulator, which produces MDLLDIFKALSNRTRLEILTGLKDPEKNFPPQDEGDVHTVGVCVSSIQEGVGLSQSTVSSYLATLQRVGLVEVTRIGQWTYYKRNEATLRVLAEIIGKDL
- a CDS encoding antibiotic biosynthesis monooxygenase, with translation MIYEIAVLPVHQEHIETFKRAFAAVAPLLCRAKGYIGHTLAQGIETPHQFNLIVQWQTLEDHTPGFEASEDHRIFMLGLEEYFSQEPTVYHIEGPAFSTGEQG
- a CDS encoding zinc-dependent alcohol dehydrogenase family protein — its product is MKALILKSFGGPESFELCDVPKPVPQAGQVLVRVHATSINPLDFQVRRGDYPDLVPLPAITGHDVSGVVEAVGPGVTAFVPGDEVWYTPQIFEGSGSYAEYHVAAESIIGKKPPSLSHLEAASLTLVGGTAWEALIVRAALRVGESILVHGGAGGVGHVAIQLAKAMGAKVFTTVREANFEFARGLGADVIIDYEKEDYVEVILRETAGYGVDVVFDTIGGNTLSRSPDVLAQLGRVVSIVDIAQPQNLVQAWGKNASYHFVFTRQNRGKLDELSALVERGQLRPHVGAVYSLADIPLAHARLESRNNGLQGKIAIAVAP
- a CDS encoding SDR family oxidoreductase translates to MAGLASAFGRLLIDGRSDIVKPGIALGRYGQSTEIASVVAFLANPEVSFVTGADIVADVVSLPHPVCAPAKKLMKSECFFKEALEL
- a CDS encoding thiol-disulfide oxidoreductase DCC family protein, with product MPSSKTRPTPAPLLKPGETVVLFDGFCKLCNGWARFLIRHDHQRRVRLAAVQSPEGQALLAWAGLPVDQFDTMAVIRDRHYWERSDAFFKVIGQLSARWQPLRLLRVVPRRLRDWAYDRIALNRYRLFGKYDTCLLPNPDHHQRFLKMTVPTAAKAEN
- a CDS encoding DUF6130 family protein; protein product: MPLASGNLLALALSAFFCTAVCAEGIADAVSPPAILPLDSETAPKLIAYPPLVEPLARGVVIIQYQADHARIMPVFGKAAADVSPRLGHLHVTVDDWKGTWAHTSDGPIILVGLTPGAHRVLLEVADPTHKILTSTTVSFVVPEKKSMDVSHTADAHALTP
- a CDS encoding tyrosine-protein phosphatase, with protein sequence MFQRLLCSLSVLSLSIAAVHAAESVPLDTPRLSSIDNFRDIAGLTTAYSTAHDGTMRSGVFYRSNALTPSAADLATLNSLGIKVVYDLRTPSEIAATPDTMLTGATYENIDIIGSTTSGANITTVSFKSAADAIAMMEQTNRAFVSDAGMRGQFGKLFNELASVDAAQLFHCTAGKDRTGWTAAVLQSIAGVDDATIMANYLATNDYTAARVAATLKAMPASMASIYAPLLGVQASYLQAGLDEVTAEYGSMDNYLKQGLGLSQETIYVLRGKLVEYNSLPGQAGLIGNAAAGAELLRQLQNTSLSGTYSAYNYYLQSAIDAGTLSGVQSTVGGQVHADAASYLLRQNAMIEQATAPFASGTDLKVGQYRLWTTALAGYLGTDGSAHADSSNEHSQGLMVGITQRFTEQLSARGGIGYSKGTVGGAGGETDTDFTFFNIGARYGFTSLERGLFVDTSASAGYVDYDSKRDLGGGLGTAKGDTHGNLTGATLALGYRVPVSGMILEPSLGLRVSHLDLKGFQEKGSELSLDVDDSKQTRRSAVANLDVSFAPIVMGHWQLVPGARVGYEHVLGDHQVDSEGHLLGLDIEQRAAFDNRDQFSGGVNLMASLGPVSVGAEVGASGGGDSHGFAGSLKASYQF